A part of Myxococcus landrumus genomic DNA contains:
- a CDS encoding cyclic nucleotide-binding domain-containing protein, which translates to MPGATGGQSVGGARMGTDTDGALRAVRSLVELDETEEAAQLYEELGDSQRERLRKQAAQRPPKERRGLVEVLRRARDFLGAARLMDGSGDDAAAADLYAQSGQYLDAAEAWLRAGDSVRAAAFFERGGALERALEVYRGLGSRESMAQCLVRLKRPFDAADLYRELGQPHAEVEVLGSVTPEDPRYIEAVLRMCRLLDVEGFTHRALAVLVDSLTSSDAARAEPAMVTERARLLRRMGMNAEAEAVLGRRNVPSAKPVANGYRFLKAIPIFSELSLEDMKDLYRQARQVVLAQGSVVLGKGEPAVGLLVLMEGTVDVFSGPEPDARRLNSLGPGAYLGEISLVQDAPVSAHVRARTAVRALRISRTAFEHYLDTHEAAALRIYRLFTQNLAERVRALSA; encoded by the coding sequence ATGCCAGGAGCCACAGGCGGTCAGAGCGTGGGGGGCGCGCGCATGGGGACGGATACCGACGGCGCATTGCGAGCGGTGCGGTCGCTGGTGGAGCTGGACGAGACAGAAGAGGCCGCCCAGCTCTACGAGGAGCTGGGAGACTCTCAGCGCGAGCGGCTGAGAAAGCAGGCGGCGCAGCGTCCGCCGAAGGAGCGACGCGGGCTGGTGGAGGTGCTGCGCAGGGCGCGTGACTTCCTGGGCGCCGCGCGGTTGATGGACGGCAGCGGCGATGATGCCGCGGCGGCCGACCTGTATGCGCAGAGCGGTCAGTACCTCGACGCGGCGGAAGCGTGGCTGCGCGCGGGAGATTCCGTGCGCGCGGCGGCGTTCTTCGAGCGGGGCGGGGCCCTGGAGCGCGCGCTGGAGGTGTATCGCGGCCTGGGCTCCCGGGAGTCGATGGCGCAGTGCCTGGTCCGGCTCAAGCGTCCCTTCGACGCGGCGGACCTCTACCGGGAGCTGGGCCAGCCGCACGCCGAGGTGGAGGTCCTGGGCAGCGTGACGCCCGAGGACCCTCGCTACATCGAAGCGGTGCTGCGCATGTGCCGCTTGTTGGACGTGGAGGGCTTCACGCACCGGGCGCTCGCGGTGCTGGTGGACTCGTTGACCAGCTCCGACGCGGCGCGGGCCGAGCCGGCGATGGTGACGGAGCGGGCCCGGCTGCTGCGTCGCATGGGCATGAACGCGGAGGCGGAGGCGGTGCTGGGCCGCCGCAACGTGCCCAGCGCGAAGCCGGTGGCCAACGGGTACCGCTTCCTCAAGGCCATCCCCATCTTCAGCGAGCTGTCGCTGGAGGACATGAAGGACCTCTACCGCCAGGCGCGGCAGGTCGTGCTCGCGCAGGGCTCCGTGGTGCTGGGCAAGGGCGAGCCGGCCGTGGGCCTCCTGGTGCTCATGGAGGGGACGGTGGATGTCTTCAGCGGCCCGGAGCCGGATGCCCGCCGCCTCAACTCACTGGGGCCCGGGGCCTATCTCGGGGAGATCTCCCTGGTGCAGGACGCCCCGGTGTCCGCCCACGTGCGAGCACGGACGGCCGTGCGCGCGCTGCGCATCAGCCGCACCGCCTTCGAGCACTACCTCGACACCCATGAGGCGGCGGCGCTGCGCATCTACCGGCTCTTCACCCAGAACCTGGCGGAGCGGGTGCGTGCGCTGAGCGCGTGA
- a CDS encoding TetR/AcrR family transcriptional regulator codes for MPRPRSGKTSSNASPEVAGESDARARLIAASYRVLAERGYDATTVKEVARVAGVNQGLVHYYFGSKDALLLAVTREHSQQYVAELRRLREETPLEQLADASFAWGERHLRSAPEQFRLRYELFALGLRNVELTGAVAELQAEGDSEVARVVARYRGGEEVPPEPIDRHYASIIKACFDGLALHSLLDPAFDATPVYALLKQMVLKCMEGPGGARTPPRRTSSSKGQARRGGPRNRPRRRVRPTR; via the coding sequence ATGCCTCGACCACGCAGTGGCAAGACCTCATCCAACGCGTCGCCGGAGGTTGCGGGGGAGTCGGATGCCCGTGCGCGGCTCATCGCCGCGAGCTACCGCGTGCTGGCCGAGCGCGGCTACGACGCGACGACGGTGAAGGAGGTCGCGCGGGTCGCGGGGGTGAACCAGGGCCTGGTCCACTACTACTTCGGCAGCAAGGACGCGCTGCTGTTGGCGGTGACACGCGAGCACAGCCAGCAGTACGTGGCGGAGCTGCGCCGGTTGCGGGAGGAGACGCCGCTGGAGCAGTTGGCGGACGCGAGCTTCGCCTGGGGAGAGCGCCACCTGCGCTCCGCTCCGGAGCAGTTCCGGCTGCGCTACGAACTGTTCGCGTTGGGACTTCGCAACGTGGAGCTCACGGGGGCGGTCGCGGAGCTCCAGGCGGAGGGCGACTCAGAGGTGGCGCGCGTGGTGGCGCGCTATCGGGGCGGGGAAGAGGTTCCGCCCGAGCCCATTGATCGACACTATGCCTCCATCATCAAGGCCTGTTTCGACGGGCTCGCGCTCCATTCGTTGCTGGACCCCGCGTTCGATGCGACACCTGTGTATGCACTGTTGAAGCAGATGGTGTTGAAGTGCATGGAGGGGCCCGGGGGGGCGAGGACCCCGCCGCGCCGGACTTCTTCCTCCAAGGGACAGGCGCGACGGGGGGGCCCACGGAACCGGCCCCGGCGTCGTGTGCGTCCAACTCGGTGA
- a CDS encoding efflux RND transporter periplasmic adaptor subunit, with product MRMSLKALTLSAWALVGPGCGRNTPPPEQPTAVRVATVGRAGAPTDARFSAEIQPATRVDVAFKVGGYVESIAKVRDVDGRPRILQEGDAVREGMSLAALRTTDYSQKLTEARAGLAQARAAEEQARINFDRTTKLVNAEVATPAQLDAARTQRDSAAAAAAVAGARVEEARTALDDTQLRSPLTGVVLKRAIEVGVLAAPGTVAFSVAETQSVRVVFGVPDTLLPNVRLGAPQAVITQAFPGQQFQGRISRIAPSADPKSRVFAVEVSIPNTDQRLKPGMVAALSLREGGAAKLEPELLVPLSAIVRAPGKPEAFAVFVLEEQDGKAVAKAREVELGEYLGNVIPVKKGLNAGERIIVTGASLLSDGEAVEVIP from the coding sequence ATGCGGATGTCGTTGAAGGCCCTCACCTTGTCGGCGTGGGCCCTGGTCGGGCCCGGTTGCGGACGAAACACGCCTCCCCCCGAACAGCCCACCGCGGTGCGAGTCGCCACCGTGGGCCGGGCCGGTGCTCCGACGGATGCCCGCTTCTCCGCGGAGATTCAGCCCGCCACGCGAGTGGACGTGGCCTTCAAGGTCGGCGGCTACGTGGAGTCCATCGCCAAGGTGCGCGATGTGGACGGCCGCCCACGCATCCTCCAGGAAGGCGACGCCGTCCGCGAGGGCATGTCGCTGGCGGCGCTGCGCACCACGGACTATTCGCAGAAGCTCACGGAGGCCCGCGCGGGGCTCGCCCAGGCCCGTGCGGCCGAGGAGCAGGCTCGGATCAACTTTGATCGCACGACGAAGCTCGTCAACGCGGAGGTCGCGACACCCGCGCAGCTCGACGCGGCACGCACCCAACGAGACAGCGCCGCCGCCGCCGCCGCCGTGGCCGGAGCTCGCGTGGAGGAAGCCCGCACCGCGCTCGATGACACGCAGCTGCGCTCTCCGTTGACGGGGGTGGTGCTCAAGCGCGCCATCGAGGTCGGCGTCCTCGCCGCGCCTGGAACCGTCGCCTTCTCCGTCGCGGAGACGCAGAGCGTCCGGGTGGTGTTCGGCGTCCCCGACACCCTGCTTCCCAATGTCCGGTTGGGAGCACCGCAGGCGGTCATCACCCAGGCGTTTCCGGGTCAGCAGTTCCAGGGGCGCATCTCCCGCATCGCCCCTTCAGCCGACCCGAAGAGCCGGGTCTTCGCGGTGGAGGTCTCCATCCCCAACACCGACCAGCGACTCAAGCCCGGCATGGTGGCCGCACTGTCGCTTCGGGAAGGAGGCGCCGCGAAGCTCGAGCCCGAGCTGCTCGTACCGCTGTCCGCCATCGTCCGCGCCCCGGGCAAGCCCGAGGCCTTCGCCGTCTTCGTCCTCGAGGAGCAGGACGGCAAGGCCGTGGCCAAGGCTCGCGAAGTGGAGTTGGGCGAGTACCTGGGCAACGTCATCCCGGTGAAGAAAGGACTGAACGCCGGTGAGCGCATCATCGTCACCGGCGCCAGCCTCCTCTCGGATGGCGAGGCGGTGGAGGTGATTCCTTGA
- a CDS encoding efflux RND transporter permease subunit encodes MSGPTGEPGTPRTDPRQAERARDEVLVRTKHNTARYFTEKRQVAWVFLLFTLAWGIYGYLKMPKAKDPVIAVRVAVATCVWPGAEAEKIEQLVTRRIEQKISENASVEKIESISRTSLSVVYVTLKEDVTDRAKEFDDIQGRLDTIRDLPAGAGPVNFLKDFGDTATLMLTVASPKANDVELELRSRAIARAIQDVRAAAKTPGPRATVVVSFPPSINATSMQRLGDQARQFFDTLPDTSDARFIQSPGFIGVDMATKLGDEALLEHLRIFAQDHLSISELHPDVWRPIVVRDPKETLARLTMNAGDRYTHRQLDDFTDTIQRHLQRLPVVSKVTRAGVLPEKIFLEYSQERLASYGIQASGLANVISSRNITAPGGILEIGGKSITIDPSGELSSETQLNDIIATRSSTGTPVYLRDLVDIRRDYQSPPRFLNYLDARDAQGNFVRSRAITLAINMRPGEQIDHFGEVVSAELAHVERLLPEDLVIRRTSDQPLQVKENVALFMSSLYEAIILVVLVALIGFWEWRTALLLALSIPITLAMTFGLMHLFGVDIQQISIASLIIALGLLVDDPVVASDAIKHSLSMGWKPRIAAWLGPTKLATAILFATLTNIAAYLPFLSLPGDTGRFIRTLPIVLTLSLVASRIVSMTFIPLLGSTLLRAPSEEKSPSSRGFSRHYQQVVGWAIDHRFLVVGIATALLVVGALAGTRIRSAFFPKDLSYLSYVDVWLPEDATLTATRDTAREATRILQEVSEKYGQAHPGDDDKPRRVLESVTEFIGGGGPRFWFSVAPELQQLNYAQLVVQVRDKEDTRMLVPLFQDALSRRIAGARIDVRELETGKPVGIPVSVRVSGEDITQLRAIAERAKALFRSLPGTARTRDDWGSDTFSVKLEVDPDRANLAGVTNLDVALSSAAAMNGMTVGQLREGIHQIDIVARLRAEERARLGDIENLYISSQSGPQKVPLRQVSHVTYSLQTEKIRRRGQFRTITIATFPQHGVLPSEILKEARPGLDALQRSLPIGYTLEIGGEAEEQKKTFGSMVIVLGLLIAAIYVMLTIQFKNAVKPLVVFATLPFGAVAAMVSLVIMGAPFSFMAFLGIISLMGVIVSHIIVLFDYIEEAHERGESLRESLIDAGVHRLRPVLVTVAATVLGLIPLALHGGPLWQPLCYAQIGGLTAATVLTLLLVPVLYTLFVRDLGWIRWETSPHHDEPESGPR; translated from the coding sequence TTGAGCGGGCCCACGGGGGAGCCGGGCACGCCGCGCACGGACCCGCGACAAGCGGAGCGCGCTCGTGACGAAGTGCTGGTCCGCACGAAGCACAACACCGCGCGCTACTTCACGGAGAAGCGGCAGGTCGCCTGGGTGTTCCTCCTCTTCACCCTGGCCTGGGGCATCTACGGCTATCTCAAGATGCCCAAGGCGAAGGACCCGGTCATCGCCGTGCGCGTCGCGGTGGCCACGTGCGTCTGGCCCGGCGCGGAAGCGGAGAAGATTGAACAGCTCGTCACCCGCCGCATCGAGCAGAAGATTTCGGAGAACGCGAGCGTCGAGAAGATCGAATCCATCAGCCGCACCAGCCTGTCCGTCGTCTACGTCACGTTGAAGGAGGACGTGACGGACCGGGCCAAGGAGTTCGACGACATCCAGGGACGGCTCGACACGATTCGGGACCTGCCTGCGGGCGCGGGCCCCGTGAACTTCCTGAAGGACTTCGGCGACACCGCCACGCTGATGCTCACGGTGGCGAGCCCCAAGGCCAACGACGTCGAACTGGAGCTGCGCTCGCGCGCCATCGCCCGAGCCATCCAGGACGTCCGCGCCGCCGCGAAGACGCCAGGCCCGCGCGCCACCGTCGTCGTGAGCTTCCCACCCTCCATCAACGCGACGTCCATGCAGCGGTTGGGAGACCAGGCCCGCCAGTTCTTCGACACCCTCCCGGACACGAGCGACGCACGCTTCATCCAGAGCCCCGGCTTCATCGGCGTGGACATGGCGACGAAGCTGGGGGACGAGGCCCTGCTGGAGCACCTGCGCATCTTCGCCCAGGACCACCTGAGCATCTCCGAGCTGCATCCAGATGTCTGGCGCCCCATCGTCGTCCGAGACCCCAAGGAGACACTCGCCCGGCTGACGATGAACGCGGGGGACCGCTACACCCACCGACAGCTCGACGACTTCACCGACACGATTCAGCGCCACCTCCAGCGCCTGCCCGTCGTCTCCAAGGTCACCCGCGCGGGCGTGCTCCCGGAGAAGATCTTCCTCGAGTACTCCCAGGAGCGCCTCGCCTCCTATGGCATCCAGGCGTCGGGCCTCGCCAACGTCATCTCCTCGCGCAACATCACCGCCCCTGGCGGCATCCTGGAGATTGGGGGGAAGAGCATCACCATCGACCCGTCGGGTGAGCTGTCGAGCGAGACGCAACTGAATGACATCATCGCCACCCGGAGCAGCACGGGCACCCCCGTCTACCTGCGCGACCTGGTGGACATCCGTCGCGACTACCAGAGCCCGCCCCGCTTCCTGAACTACCTGGACGCTCGGGACGCCCAAGGGAACTTCGTCCGCAGCCGCGCCATCACCCTGGCCATCAACATGCGGCCCGGTGAGCAGATCGACCACTTCGGTGAAGTGGTGAGCGCGGAGCTCGCGCATGTCGAGCGGCTCCTCCCCGAGGACCTCGTCATCCGCCGCACGTCGGACCAGCCCCTCCAGGTGAAGGAGAACGTCGCGCTGTTCATGTCGTCGCTGTACGAGGCCATCATCCTGGTGGTCCTCGTGGCGCTCATCGGCTTCTGGGAGTGGCGCACCGCGCTGCTGCTGGCCCTGTCCATTCCCATCACCCTGGCGATGACGTTCGGGCTGATGCACCTGTTCGGCGTGGACATCCAGCAGATCTCCATCGCCTCGCTCATCATCGCGCTGGGCCTGTTGGTGGATGACCCGGTGGTCGCCAGCGACGCCATCAAGCACTCGTTGTCCATGGGGTGGAAGCCGCGCATCGCCGCGTGGCTCGGCCCGACGAAGCTGGCCACCGCCATCCTCTTCGCCACGCTCACCAACATCGCGGCCTACCTGCCCTTCCTCTCCCTCCCCGGCGACACCGGCCGCTTCATCCGCACGCTACCTATCGTCCTCACCTTGTCGCTGGTCGCCTCGCGCATCGTGTCGATGACGTTCATCCCCCTGCTGGGCTCCACCCTCTTGCGTGCCCCCTCCGAGGAGAAGAGTCCGTCCTCGCGAGGCTTCTCGCGGCACTATCAACAGGTGGTGGGCTGGGCCATCGACCACCGGTTCCTCGTCGTCGGCATCGCCACGGCGCTCCTCGTCGTGGGCGCGCTCGCGGGGACGCGCATCCGCTCCGCTTTCTTCCCCAAGGACCTCTCCTACCTGTCCTATGTCGACGTCTGGCTTCCCGAGGACGCCACGCTCACCGCGACGCGAGACACCGCTCGCGAGGCGACCCGCATCCTCCAGGAGGTCTCCGAGAAATACGGACAAGCGCACCCCGGTGACGACGACAAGCCCCGGCGCGTGCTCGAGTCGGTGACGGAGTTCATCGGAGGAGGAGGTCCACGCTTCTGGTTCTCCGTGGCTCCCGAGCTCCAGCAGCTCAACTACGCACAGCTCGTCGTCCAGGTCCGGGACAAGGAGGACACGCGGATGCTCGTGCCCCTGTTCCAGGATGCGCTGTCGCGCAGAATCGCGGGTGCTCGCATCGACGTGCGCGAGCTGGAGACGGGCAAGCCCGTGGGCATCCCCGTGTCCGTCCGCGTGTCCGGCGAGGACATCACCCAACTGCGCGCCATCGCCGAGCGAGCCAAGGCGCTCTTCCGCTCGCTCCCCGGCACGGCCCGCACCCGCGACGACTGGGGCAGCGACACGTTCTCCGTGAAGCTGGAAGTAGACCCCGACCGGGCCAACCTCGCGGGCGTCACCAACCTGGATGTGGCGCTCTCCTCCGCCGCGGCGATGAACGGCATGACGGTGGGGCAACTGCGCGAGGGGATTCATCAAATCGACATCGTCGCGAGGCTCCGCGCGGAGGAGCGCGCACGGCTGGGCGACATCGAGAACCTCTACATCAGCTCACAGAGCGGTCCACAGAAGGTCCCCCTGCGACAGGTCTCCCACGTCACCTATTCGCTGCAGACGGAGAAGATTCGTCGCCGAGGCCAGTTCCGGACCATCACCATCGCCACCTTCCCGCAGCACGGCGTGCTCCCCTCGGAAATCCTGAAGGAGGCCCGCCCCGGGCTCGACGCGCTCCAGCGCAGTCTGCCCATCGGTTACACGTTGGAGATTGGCGGCGAGGCCGAGGAGCAGAAGAAGACCTTCGGCAGCATGGTCATCGTGCTGGGGCTGCTCATCGCCGCCATCTACGTGATGCTCACCATCCAGTTCAAGAACGCGGTCAAACCGCTGGTCGTCTTCGCGACGCTGCCCTTTGGCGCCGTGGCGGCGATGGTGTCCCTGGTCATCATGGGCGCGCCCTTCAGCTTCATGGCCTTCCTGGGCATCATCAGCTTGATGGGCGTCATCGTCAGCCACATCATCGTCCTCTTCGACTACATCGAAGAGGCACATGAGCGAGGGGAGTCGCTGCGCGAGTCGCTCATCGACGCGGGAGTGCATCGCCTCAGGCCCGTGCTGGTGACGGTGGCCGCCACGGTGCTGG